The DNA region GAGACCCGGTAGATCTCCCTCACCCCCGCCCCCTGGAGGGCCCTGGCGGCCCGATCCAGCTCCTGCTCCGATGCCAGGTCCGCCTTGGTCACCACTCCTATGACGGAGCCCCTCATGGCCTTCACGAACATGGAGGGGAAGCGGACGGGCCTCTTGGGGTCCGCCACCAGTAGCACCGTGGATGCCCTGGCGGAGTTGGTGATCAGGGTGTGGTAGAACCGGGGGATCTCGAAGAACTCCCCCGGGGTGTCCACCGCGTCCCCGCAGAAGGATATCGCCTCGGTCTTGGATGAGCAGGATGTAAGCCCCAGGGCCCTGAGCAGGGCGGTCTTCCCGGCCCCTATGGGGCCCACGACCATCAGCCTGCGTCGGCTCATGTCCTTGTGATTGGGGCGGGGGTGAAGCCCAGGCTGGAGGAGAGGACCTGGACCGCCATCTGGAGGGAGCTCTCCACCGCCGCCACGTCGCCGGTGAAGAGGATGCAGCCGGTGAACCGGTCGATGAATTCCATGTTAACATTCCCCGCCTTGGAGGCCACGTCGGCGGCTATTATAGCCCCCTCGCCAGGGGTTATGGTCATTATCCCGATGGCCCCCGCCCGCTCCACCCCCACCAGGGAGCAGAGCTCCTCCCTGGGGTTGCATATCATGTGGGCCAGCGTTACCTGCTTGCCCGGCACGTACTCCTGGATGACCCTTGCCTTGGCCTCCAAGTCGACACCTCCCCTTCACCGGAATGGCGCATCATAGCGTCTACGCCATTTTACGCCCACCGGGGGAGGGACGTCACCCCCCGGTGGTGTCCAGGGGGGTGACGTCCCTACTGGGGATAGATGGAGGACCGGATGTTGGCCATCTTGGTGTTTACCTTCCGGAAGTAGGCGGTGGAGGAGCCCCCGTAGTACCGGGCCAGGGCCTTGGGTATGGACCCGTAGGCGTTGATGTATCGGGACAGGAGCAGGCACCCCGCCGCCACCCCCTTCTCGGGGTTGAACATGTCGTCCTTGGTGGCGATGCCGTTGGCCTGCAGGAGCCCATTGTGGACCCGCCACATGACCTGCATGATCCCCATGGCCCCCTTGTTGCTCACCGCCTTGGGGTCGAACCGGCTCTCCGTGTGGGCCACCGCGGTGGACAGGTGCACCGGTATGCCGTACTTGGCGCTGTAGTACACCAGGGCCCCGGCGGTCCTGAGGGCCGTCATGGGGGCCACGCTCGGGTTGGTGCCCCGGATGTAACGGGTCACCGTGGCCACCTTGCGCTGGTCGTCGGCGGAGAAGGAGCCAAGCTTGTGAAGTATGGATTCCGGGTGTCTTAGTAGCCAGGCGGTCAGGTCTTTGGGTGAGAGCCCCATGGATCTGAGGGCGTCCTTGATGGATTGGTGGTATTCCGCGTCCCTTGCCTCTATGGCCACCAGCTTCGGTTCCTCGCCGGGTCCGGCGCTGTCCGCCGGTTTCGAAGCCGATGGTTGTGTGGTGGGGTTGACCTCGTCTATTCGGAAGGACCCTTCCTCTGAGTCCTCCGCGAACCCCGGTGGAGCTAAGGCGATCACCGCCGCCAGGAGGGCCATGCAAATGAGCCCCGCGGCCCAAGTTCGTCCTAGTTTCATCAGGGATGCCTCCTTTAAAATGGTTTTATGTTTTCGTATATTGAGTCCATTTGCCACCTCCCCCGAAGATGTGGGTATTATAACCAAAGACCCCGATGGGGCAAGTTTTGCGCTATAAAATTAAAAGGTCCTGACTGGTTTAACCAAAAACAAACGCCATTGTCGATTTGGGGTAGTCCTTTTGTCGACAATGGCATCTATTTGTACGCCAAATTCGGTAGCTTATTTTAAGCTATTTTTTATCTAGCCCCTTGGAAACCCACAGGAGGAACCGGGAGCCAACCCCCGGCTGGCTCCACTCCAGCCTCACGTCCCCCCCGTGGGCCCGGGCGATCCCCCGGGCGATGGAGAGCCCCAGCCCGTATCCCCCCACGGGCTCACTGGACCTGGACCGGTGTTGGTCCCCCCGGCGGAACCGCTGGAAGATCTGCTCCTCCATCCCAGGGGGCACCCCGGGGCCGTTGTCCTCCACCCACAGGGAGTACCTATCCCCCTGGTCCTCCAACGTCACCTTCACGAGCCCCCCGGGGCTACGGTCGAACTTGGACCGCACGTACTTCACCGCGTTCTCTATGAGGTTCCTCACCGCCGCCTCCATCTCCGCCGACGCCCTGACCGGGGCCTCATGGGGCAGCGACAGCTCCACCTGAACCTCCCCGTCCCGGGCGAGCCAGGAGGCGTCCCCCGCCGCCCTCCGGACCAGGTCCGCCAGGTCCAACTCCCTGGGGTCCCCCAGGTCTCCCCCCTCGAAGCGGGTTAGCAACAGCAGCCGGTCCACCATGTCGGTGAGACGCCTCTGCTGCTCCAGGATCCGGTCGATGAGCATCAGGTTGTCCCCCAGGGCGTAGTCCCGGAGGAGCTCTGCGGCCCCCCGGATCACCGTCAGGGGGGTCTGGAACTCGTGCCCCACGTCGGATACGAAGCGCCTTAGGGCCTCCTCCCCCCGGACCCGCTGGGTTATGTCCTGGACGGTTACCACCGCGGAACCCTGGACGCCTACCCCCCTCATAAGGTAGTGCCGCTCCGACCAGGCGTCGCTCTGGGTCAGGGTGGCCTCCACCTGGCCCCCCTTAAGGAGCTGGTCCACCGCATCCATCAGCTTGGGATGCCTCACCGCCCCCTCCACCGGCGTTCCAGGAGGGCTGTCGGATCTCATTAGGTCCGACATCGGGTCGTTGAAGAACAGGACCCGCCTCTGCCGGTCCACCATGAGGACCCCCACCGGCATGGTTTCCACCAGCCCCTTCAGGGTCCGTCGCTCCTCCTCCAGGTCCTCCATGGCCCGGTTGAGCCGCCGGGCCATCCGGCGGATGCTTAGCCCCAGGAGCCTCACCTCGTTGGGCCCCCCGGGGGGCAGGGGGATATCCTCCCCCGCCTCTGCCCGGTCCGCGGTCCTAGCCAGCTCCAGGATCGGGCCCGTGATCCGCCGCATCCACCAGGTCC from Thermanaerovibrio acidaminovorans DSM 6589 includes:
- a CDS encoding EutP/PduV family microcompartment system protein; its protein translation is MSRRRLMVVGPIGAGKTALLRALGLTSCSSKTEAISFCGDAVDTPGEFFEIPRFYHTLITNSARASTVLLVADPKRPVRFPSMFVKAMRGSVIGVVTKADLASEQELDRAARALQGAGVREIYRVSSVSGQGIQDLARRLGLEGQTP
- a CDS encoding BMC domain-containing protein, with the protein product MEAKARVIQEYVPGKQVTLAHMICNPREELCSLVGVERAGAIGIMTITPGEGAIIAADVASKAGNVNMEFIDRFTGCILFTGDVAAVESSLQMAVQVLSSSLGFTPAPITRT
- a CDS encoding lytic transglycosylase domain-containing protein — its product is MKLGRTWAAGLICMALLAAVIALAPPGFAEDSEEGSFRIDEVNPTTQPSASKPADSAGPGEEPKLVAIEARDAEYHQSIKDALRSMGLSPKDLTAWLLRHPESILHKLGSFSADDQRKVATVTRYIRGTNPSVAPMTALRTAGALVYYSAKYGIPVHLSTAVAHTESRFDPKAVSNKGAMGIMQVMWRVHNGLLQANGIATKDDMFNPEKGVAAGCLLLSRYINAYGSIPKALARYYGGSSTAYFRKVNTKMANIRSSIYPQ
- a CDS encoding sensor histidine kinase, with protein sequence MLRSIRGQVTLLLALPLVTLVALWWIFALKDTRGHLEDETRSNLSALSASAGALVRLSGTEPESLDRVLGHWASDTGVRCTVIDRDGRVLWDSQVPLEGLPSLENHLTRPEVRRAFEAGEGYSVRRSDTTGVEYLYEARRVELPGGPTVVRVSLERNRFEGVLSSLRMRLLTTLGAALLLALGVGTWWMRRITGPILELARTADRAEAGEDIPLPPGGPNEVRLLGLSIRRMARRLNRAMEDLEEERRTLKGLVETMPVGVLMVDRQRRVLFFNDPMSDLMRSDSPPGTPVEGAVRHPKLMDAVDQLLKGGQVEATLTQSDAWSERHYLMRGVGVQGSAVVTVQDITQRVRGEEALRRFVSDVGHEFQTPLTVIRGAAELLRDYALGDNLMLIDRILEQQRRLTDMVDRLLLLTRFEGGDLGDPRELDLADLVRRAAGDASWLARDGEVQVELSLPHEAPVRASAEMEAAVRNLIENAVKYVRSKFDRSPGGLVKVTLEDQGDRYSLWVEDNGPGVPPGMEEQIFQRFRRGDQHRSRSSEPVGGYGLGLSIARGIARAHGGDVRLEWSQPGVGSRFLLWVSKGLDKK